Sequence from the Pseudopipra pipra isolate bDixPip1 chromosome 16, bDixPip1.hap1, whole genome shotgun sequence genome:
TACTCCAGATATCTGGCAGCAACCTGGGGCTGTGCATTCTTGAGCACCATCTACTGGCACAGGGTCCATGAGCTGGTGTCTGCACACACGTAGAGAACCCTGTGAGAGCTGCTCGAGGCGCGAGGCTCCAGGCCAGCACAGTGCTGATAAGCTCCCGGTCAAACCTCGCAGCTGGGGTGTTGGGGGAACTGCTGTGAGAGCAGAGGAGGTGTGAAGGTCCCTCAGGAGGCCACGGCTGATGGCGATGTCCCCTCCCTCAGGCAGTGCCACGGTCCCTCCGCGATGCTGCAGTGCAAGCACGCCCAGGAGTTCAGCTTTGGGCCCCGCGCGCTGAAGGACGCGCTGATCTCCACCAACCCCGCCCTGCAGGAGCTCTATGCCAAGGCCTTCTCCAGGGCAGAGAAGCTGTTCCTCTCCGAGGCCTACAACCCCCAGAGGACGCTGTTCTGCACGCTGCTCATCCGCACGGCCTTCGACTGGATCCTCAGCCACCCCGATGCCCCCGAGGACTTCGAGACGTTCTACCACGCCAtgctgaggaggaagcagaacTTCTACCGAAAGCACATCTACCTGCAGCCTATAGGTAATGTGGGCATCTGCACTGAGCCACCAAGGAGGGAGGTGGGTGGTGCTGAGTGCTGCTAATACCCTCTTCTAAGGACTAACCTGCAAAATGCAATCGCCCCAGTGAAGGTAAGTGTGGTAGCAAAGGCTCTGACATGCCCCCAGTCCAGGGTCACAAGCCGTGATGACAACCATGGGTAGACCTGCCATATAAATGGTATATGTGCCCTTGAGTGAGACTTGCTATGaatttatgcatatatatatacacatatacatatctAACTATGAAACAATGCCGTAAAATACAGCATTTCCGGAGGTCCATCCCTGATGGTTCATTAAACACAGCAACCCATTCCCACATTTATCTTTCTGCATAACTTAAACAAGAGACAATCTTCCTAGATATCTGCTCTGCTAATGAGAGCGTACTAATGCCTCAAGTCACCTCTCAGGAAGAGCTCCCTCTTCTTCTCTATATCCATAACTATCTAGAGGTGTCTGCCACATCCCAGAATGAGCAATTAACTCCAGAATGACCCAGCCTGCCTCCTCCCCAGTGGCTGTGGCCAGTCCCACAGAATCCCTTCAGACCCTGAGGTTCACCCTGCCTTTCAGGGGCTGATAACAGAGCTTCTCTTCTCAGACTTAATCGAAGGGCCTGCTGGGCTCTCACTGCTGGATTCCCTCCAGAGCTGTGTCGAGTCCTTCTTCCTGGGTCTCCGTGTGAAGTGCCTTCCCTCCATCCCCGTCTCTTCCATTCACTGCTGCTTCCGCCACAGCCGGGACTCCGACAGGGTGCAGCTCCACGcaggtgaggacctggcacCAGGGAGCCCATAAAGGCACCAGTTTGGCACATGGGCACGAGCCCTCCCTTAGGAAATGCCTGAAACAGCCCTTCATtgccagagcagggaggggatgagGAAGGGAGTGAAAAGGGAGAAATCCTGTTCCCGTGGAAAGCCCAGAGCTTTGAGGCTGGAAAtaggaatgaaaaacaaagtgaCTTTCATCatattttcctctgctgtttgtATTTTTCGGTGCTATTACATTTAggtccagctctgcagagcgATCGGATCAGCTCCAAGGGAAGGCACTGTTGGTTTGGTGTAGTCTGAGTTCTCCCATCTCTTGCCTGGAGCCAAAGTAAACGATTGGCCTGGGTGGCATAGGTGGGGAACTCACTGGCCTTTCATGTTAGGAAACTTGGGTTCAAGTGTCACAGCTCCCTGGGGAAACAGGTTTTCCACCTGCCAAACTCCTGCTGCACAAACAGTTCCCCCTGGAACGAGCTGTTTGCAGGTACCACGGGCAGCACatgctcagcccagcccagcactgcagccatgTGGCTGTTCCAGCTCCCTTCTGAAATGGGAAATTCTGCTCCCAGGTGCTTATTTCCATGGGTTAGTACCGAATTCACCTACATCCCTGCCCTTAGCTCTGCTTTGTTTTAACTCTGTGCTCAGCACCACTTCCAAAGTCAGGTCTGCTCTGATTTCAGGGGATGGGCTCCACAGCTGTGGTTCTCCATCTGAGATAATGAATGGAGCAGCTCTGTCTGCCTGTGGCTTGGATTACATCCTCCTCCCCACAAGCAGCAGAACTTCTGGCTCTTAGGTGCCTTCCAGGGATGCTTCATTTTAATGAATGTCTCTCTGGTATTTTTCCAGATGGGATCCTGAATTTCCTGAAGAACAACAAGCCCATGGATGCCCTGTGTGTCCTTGGACTTACTCTGCTGGATCTTTATCCATGTGAGACCTGGAGCTTCACATTCAGCAAATTTCTGCCAGGACAAGGTGGGATTGGTATGCCATGATGGTCTTGCACTGCATATGAATAAGGCAGCACTGTACCAAAAACCTTCCCTGGGAGGCTGGAATAGCCAAATCTCATCCTTAACATGTTATTCAATCCCTGATAAGAGGAACTAGGTTTTCCCAATTTAAAACTAAGGGATTTGGGGCTCCTGATCCAGACAAAGGTAACCAAGGTGCTACAAACCTTTTGGACCTTTTGGGAAGGGGGTCTCATCACACCCTGTGTGCTCAATTGGGCTGTGCTACAACAGCTGTATTTTCATGCTGCCTAAGGTGAGACAGTCGTAAGAGAGCAGATGCCTAACTTGTACTCACCTCTCTTCACAGAAGTGGGAGTCTGCAGCTTTGCCAGGTTTTCTGGGGATTTTCCCCAGGCTGGTTGTAGCAGCTTGAACCCACCCACACAGAAGGAAGAGTTGTGTGAAGTCCTCAAGGAGAGCAGAGACAGGACGCTGCAGTTCAGTGCCCAGGAGATGGTCCAGTGCTGTAAGGTAGGACCAGCCAGCTCCTGTACCACACGTTTCTTCCTGTGTAGGGTTAAATATTTCAGGCCTGGGGATAATCTCAGCCCAGTGAAGCAGGAATGAGACTCTGCTCCCAGAAGGCACAGGCAATCACACTTAATTCAGATATAAAAAGCTTGCATTTTACTGCACTGTGTAGACAACAGTACCATCAGTTACAGTGAGGCTACAGGACTTGccttatcacagaatcacagaatggtttgggttagaagggacattaaagaccacctagttccaaccccctgccatgggcaaggacaccttccactacaccaggttaTGTCATGGAACAGCACTGAGATAAACCCCTGCCCAGTTCCCAGGCTCATGCTTGGGTAATCCTGAGTACTTTGCTTGCCAGGCAGTGCAGGGCCAGTAGGATCTGTGAGCTGATTCAGAACTTGGAGTTCATCAGAATATCTGGTGGAGTTGTGTGTAACTAATGGATGGCTGGGAAGGGGTAACTTCTTCCTCAGACATTGGTATCCATAAGGGGAGAGGTCCATGTGCCACCTGTTACATGGATGGATGAGAAAGATACCTGAGGCAGGTTTGcacatataaatatatgcagATGCCCTTAAACCCCCTTCATCTCCATCACATCCTCTTCAGGAGCGCTGTCCTCCCTCATCCCAGCATCTCCCCTGGGCCAGCTCTGTCTCTGGTGTTCCTCCCAAAGCTGCCCCACGTggagcagccacaccagcacCTTCGATGCCATTTCTCTTTGCTCCCCTGGCATTTGCTCAGGATTTTCAAGTCTGGGGTCTTTTCCTGTAGTAATTTCCAACGAGATTAGGTGGcaaagggaggaagaagggaatCCTCCATCCTCAGCCTTTCCACGGTTGCCAATTCCCAAGGCAGTAATGCTTGGCCAGCTGACTCCAGCTtagtttttttttgctttggcaCAAATAGTGTCTGTTTTGGAAGGGCTCAGATCTGTTATTGCCAATAGCGCTTCTCAGATTTCTCACACGGACTGTGCTGCTCTTTTCAGACCCCAGTGGGATTAGTTTTCCTCCTTataaaccccaaaacaacaaaaaacctccaagaaCCACAGTGTCCTTGGTGGAGAGcgccagcagcactgccctccAGCTCCAAACACGCTGCCCACAGGGGCTTCCCACAGCTGCTTCTCCCACACCCACCCTTCCTTCTCCACAACACAAACATGgatgctgggggagctgggagaagggagCCAGGTTCTCCATTCACCTCAGAaaagcctgtgctggaggaTTGCCAGAGCTGAGCAACAAGCTGGTTTAGACCATCAGGGCGTGGGGAAAGTGGaacagcagaggaggaagaagagggggCAGTGGAAGCAGGAATGACAACACACTGCTGTgatttttgctttcctgaaagGTGACCTGTCATGAGATCTGCCACCTGATGGGGCTGGGGACGTGCCGCTGGCTGCAGTGCATCATGCAGGGAGCGCTGAGCCTGGACGAGGCCCTGCTGCGGCCCCTGGAGCCGTGTCCCATCTGCCTGCGCAAGCTGCAGCACGTCGTGGGCTTCAAACTCATCGAGCGCTACAGGGTgagacccccagcccccctggagcgaggggcagagcagggagcagggcagctccCCCCAAACCATGGGGTACAGGTGCTGCAGCAGCGGGGGGGAAGGCAGGCGCTCCGAGGGTGAAGTGCTAAGGGAGCAGCTCACACCTGAACACAGGGGTGTTGGTCACAAGGAAGCACTTTGCACAAGCTCCGGGGCTTTTGGGTCTTCCCACGGGACACTGCCACAGTCCAACCATGTTTTCTTACTCCCAGAAGTGAggtggggagggcaggcagATTCCGATTCCCACAGCAACACCCTTTCCTGTGCCACCCTGGATTTCTGCctctctggggctgctgggaacagggagGAAATACTGAATGTGTACTGTGCTGCAATTCCTCTGTTTAAAGACACGAGAAAGGATCCCAAATTATTACCCCCTAATAAGTGGAGGGTCACAGACTcatcctttctcccttctctcccacccaTACAACTGCTAACACCACATTTAAACAAATCAGGAGTAGTGCTAAGACACCCTTAGCTCTTGCAAAGGGTTTTCCACCTCTGCTCTGTAAAAAGCAGGATTTAAAAAGCAGGATTCAGTAGCCAAATGGCTGGTGTAATAGAAATAATGCCACCATTCTCACTCAGCACCCATCTCCTCCCTGGCTGTAATTCCTGTCTGACACACATCATGTTCAGAGACAGGATTTTCCACGGCTGCCTATTTTAAAGTCTGTGGGTTGTATTTGTAGCAAGATAGGAACTGAATGAGAAAGGGGATGCCTGTAGTTTCATTCAGCTTGCAATCAGACACACAGAACCACGGCAAAGGATGTGGGAAAATACACACTGGTgtggttttgcttcttttctgtggtgctgACTCTCTGGGTGTTTGGTCCCTGCATCTGTCCAAGAGGAGCCTAAATTGCCCAGACTAACAGAGGAATAAATTCTGCTTTATTTAACTGGCATCCAGCCAGTGCTTTCTAGAAGAGAACTGCTACCTGCTTTTCTAGAAACATTTTTGCCTTTACACCTCCAGCAAATACTGTAATTGGCTCAGCATCCTCCAGAAACAGGGAACACAAACCTGAAGGAAGGATACACTTGCCAAGTGTCACATCTGCTTCCTTGACAAGGCAAAGCTCAGCTAGATATAGTACAAGTACAATAAGAGAGTTGTGATAATCTCTGTAAGAGGCTTTGCCATAATGTCGAGAGGAAACATAAATGCCAGAGATGAATTAAATAGTTAAGGAACCTGACAGAAGAGAGCAGAAAGCATTTGGAGACAATATCAGCCAGCAAAGTTAACTTGCCAAGAACGTTAAGTGCAAGTCTGAAGTCacatttccttttggaaaactATCATGGATCCCCACCTGCCTCAAAACAGCCCCAGACACTCCTAACAACTCCAGGAAATGCCAGACCCGAGCTGTGCCTCACCAGCAGCAGGTGAGACACTGCTGAAGTCTGGGAATGAGACACTGTTATGGGAAGAGCAGCACATGGGGCAGGAAACCAGTCCTTATGCAGTAGAATGAGCCCCTCTATTTATTTATCTGAGTTGCACTCAGAAAcacactccttttttttttttgtcacagctGCTTATTCCAGCATGAGTCATCTCGAAAACCgaaaacaaattaattctcCTGGTGTTTCCCCACCACAAACAACATCTCtacctgctgcctctgcagcatccccagctgtTCGGGAGGTGGCACCTCGACGAGGTTGCAGtggccacacacacacagacaacaGGTCTCAGTGACATCCTTAGGGTGGGCATCCACTCCAAATGCTCTTGCCTGTAGATAAGAAAAATCCATGCAGAGGTTATCCCTTCCTAGTTAAACAGGAGAAcacaggaggaggctgcagcccTAAAAACCCACCCGAAGTTCAAATCAATAAACCACCCAAAGGATGAGAGACTGAATTTCGTGGTTCTGGTTGTGATCTTGAGTCAATCATCTTTTGCCTTGAATAATTCATATCTAGTGTTTGAACATCTACATTtccacagctttttttcttcttgggaaTTGCCTGAGTAGCAGCTATGATTCCTTCCCAGATTCTCTATTCCTGGGAATTTTAAGAGGCACTATAAAATCACAGGCTGGTTGCAGCTTTCCAGTAGCTTTGCTGTCCCCCAGTCCAGCTCCCATTGCAGCTTCTGGCGCCGCCTTTGTTTTATAAacccagagggagggaagggccATTGGAGGTGGGATGAGGCAGGAGAAAAGTTGTCCCTTTACAATGTTTCTTGTCCCAGAGAGAGGGGGCAGGGTGGATTAAGTAAGCTGAAAGAGTCCATTTTATTCTCGTATGAAATTCTTCCCCGAGGCTTCATGCACAGACTGAAATGAGAACCGGGGCCGATTTCTCCCACCCACTCAATTTGAGCTCTTTATCCTTTCTGTCACTTGCCTGAAGAGAGAGCAAtagaggagggaagggggagggagcagcagggcactGCGGGAGAagggagctctgcagggctgggaagctcctgcctgctcctccaACACTGCAGCTCACCCTGAGCTGAGCATGGATGGACCCAGCCTGGAACACCAGGGCTGACATCCCAGGCTAATACTGTCACTGCTGTTCCTTAGAGCAACCAAGGGCTGTGCAAAGGTATCAGCTGAGAGCTACAGAGAGTAAAGATGAAGAAATAGGCCACAGGggtgtgaaaaaaataaaaaaacacacaacTTCCCCCCCGCCCCCAAACACTGTCAACAGGGAGAGATCACCTTTTATCCAGGGATGACTGGAGTAATGCAATTCATTCCCTAAAGCATAAGGAATAAATGTGCCAGGAGAAATCTGTTTTATGCCTCATTGtagcatttaatattttaaaaggaaattgtctcagacattttcctttcattaatTCTTTCCTGGAGCCCAGCCTTCCCATTTGTGCAATTCAGCTCGAGAGGGGAAGAGCTATTCTTAGGAATAAAATGCACATTACCACAGGCATTAACAACATGATGAAACAAGATTCTTTACCACTATCTCAGGAGCTTTTATAATGACACAGTTTCCTCTGGAGAGGCACTTGCTTGGCTCTCCTGGAGATCACATCCACACAGCAGGGAGTGATTTGGTGCAGTTTTCTCCTACCATCTCCAGTAATAGGGCAGATTAAGTCCACATCTGActggaggcagctctgacaCAGACATTGGCTCCAAGAAAATGAGACGAGAAAGCCAGGGTAGGGTCACCACGAGTTGTCTGAACTCATCTTCTGGCAGAGAGGACCATGGCAGCTGAAGCTGGGCCACCCAAGATGAACAGGTTTACCTGGCAAACACTGGGAAAGGTGTAACTGGCTCCTCTCATTCTCTACAATGAAACCTTTTTCCCTCTCACCACAGAAGCTCTACACTTGGACACAGACTGTCTTGTCCACGTGGCCAAGGAAAGAGTCATCAGACCTGTCTGCCTCGGAGGACATCCTTCCGTTCAGCTCCGACTCCGGGATGTGCTGCGAGAACGACTCCGAGGCCGTGACCTCCCTGTCGGAGCCGCTGACTCCGGACAcgtgcagccagggcctgtcCATCGGCCAGGAGCTAGAGCAGGACGAGCAGCCGTGCTCCCTGGCAGAGGCACAGAGCCAGCCCCAGCTCGCCGGGCCCGCCAAGTCCGCAGACAGCATCAAGGACTACGAGCTGTGGCTGGAGATGTGCATTGCTGCCCTGGAGAGGAACGTCTCCGAGGAGGAAGTGGCTCAGGTAGACAAGGCCGTGGATGCCCTGGCTAAGTGGGAAATGTTTACAGGACAGCTGCCTGCTATGAGGAAGGACCTGCCCTTTGCCAGGGACAACACCGGCCTACGGAAAGTCCTTGGAGATAAATTTTCCTCCTTGCGGAGGAAACTGAGTTCCAGAAAACTGTCCAAAGGGGAGTCGTCCCCTCATCGTTGGCGGTGGGAGGACAACTAGGCTGGGTCTGCCTTGGGTTGGGCCAGCTTtgctcccacagctctgggtACGTTACCGCCCCGCTTACAACCTTCCTAACCCCAAGTTGTTGCTGTCAGAGAGAAACAGCAACTCCCCACAGGAAtaaaaggtgttttgttttctgagattGCTACCACAGTTTTGATGTGATCAGTTCTTCGCTAAGGGTTTTTCCTATGCTGGTCTAACTGACACGACCCCAAACCCACACCAAGCTTGTATTTTCTTGCTGTGTTTCACTGTGTCTGAAGTTGGCCAGGAAGAGGTCAGCCAGGTCCACACTAAGCACTGAACATGCTCACCTAGAAGCTTGGGCCATCTGACCAAACAGATGCAAGTTAAACCCGGGCAGCTCTCCCGCATGCAGAGCTCTCCTCTGCTTAGCACTTCAGTCCCAGGCACAGATGATATTCCTCCCTCTCCTATCTCCCCACTCCAAATGCTCATCTCTGCTCTGGCCCCATGAGCTGGAGGTTGTGCCGAGCACAGGAGCACAACCAAGGCTGATGGACTCTCGCTATGAGTCGGGGGGAGAGATGGAGAAGGACGGGCACAGAGTCAGTGAGTAAAGCAGAGAGATCCCTGGCACTGGGATCAGCTGCCACAAAGAGCAGTGTCAGTGTGAAGACTGTCTTTTGGCCGACTCTCAAGGGGATCTCCAGAGCTGCTTCACTTCAAACAAAGCCAGGCTTGGACCGTGAGCTGGAACTACTCACATCCTCCGTAGATtggcagaggagaggaaacCTTTGGAAACATTCACCCACTCACTGACTATTAACTTAAAAGGGGGAACTGCATGTgcattcctcttttcttttaccTTG
This genomic interval carries:
- the AMZ1 gene encoding archaemetzincin-1 isoform X2, which codes for MLQCKHAQEFSFGPRALKDALISTNPALQELYAKAFSRAEKLFLSEAYNPQRTLFCTLLIRTAFDWILSHPDAPEDFETFYHAMLRRKQNFYRKHIYLQPIDLIEGPAGLSLLDSLQSCVESFFLGLRVKCLPSIPVSSIHCCFRHSRDSDRVQLHADGILNFLKNNKPMDALCVLGLTLLDLYPCETWSFTFSKFLPGQEVGVCSFARFSGDFPQAGCSSLNPPTQKEELCEVLKESRDRTLQFSAQEMVQCCKVTCHEICHLMGLGTCRWLQCIMQGALSLDEALLRPLEPCPICLRKLQHVVGFKLIERYRLLIPA
- the AMZ1 gene encoding archaemetzincin-1 isoform X1, translating into MLQCKHAQEFSFGPRALKDALISTNPALQELYAKAFSRAEKLFLSEAYNPQRTLFCTLLIRTAFDWILSHPDAPEDFETFYHAMLRRKQNFYRKHIYLQPIDLIEGPAGLSLLDSLQSCVESFFLGLRVKCLPSIPVSSIHCCFRHSRDSDRVQLHADGILNFLKNNKPMDALCVLGLTLLDLYPCETWSFTFSKFLPGQEVGVCSFARFSGDFPQAGCSSLNPPTQKEELCEVLKESRDRTLQFSAQEMVQCCKVTCHEICHLMGLGTCRWLQCIMQGALSLDEALLRPLEPCPICLRKLQHVVGFKLIERYRKLYTWTQTVLSTWPRKESSDLSASEDILPFSSDSGMCCENDSEAVTSLSEPLTPDTCSQGLSIGQELEQDEQPCSLAEAQSQPQLAGPAKSADSIKDYELWLEMCIAALERNVSEEEVAQVDKAVDALAKWEMFTGQLPAMRKDLPFARDNTGLRKVLGDKFSSLRRKLSSRKLSKGESSPHRWRWEDN